From a single Vicia villosa cultivar HV-30 ecotype Madison, WI unplaced genomic scaffold, Vvil1.0 ctg.002417F_1_1, whole genome shotgun sequence genomic region:
- the LOC131638784 gene encoding uncharacterized protein LOC131638784 produces MSLKMLVLTPMKIKNPGKHFVFHDLSSIKDFYAKYAHVKGFSLRRNLHSFYDSRNKKTDIVQYVRYVCKKHCFKHGSRADPKNKTNSDTPVLIEFQKDKELPEERTGCPASILLKYDSNSKGYQIYKWNVPHNHPLHKPEHSHYARSSRDISEPKKKLAIINSKAGMSIRSSFLVMRQIAGGSKNLGYCFQDLKNFLTTF; encoded by the coding sequence ATGTCACTCAAGATGTTGGTTCTTACTCCGATGAAAATAAAGAATCCTGGAAAACATTTTGTCTTCCACGACCTTTCATCAATCAAGGATTTCTATGCTAAATACGCTCATGTAAAGGGATTTTCTTTGAGAAGAAATCTGCACTCCTTCTATGATTCTCGTAACAAAAAAACTGACATTGTGCAATATGTCCGTTATGTTTGTAAAAAGCATTGTTTCAAGCATGGGAGTCGGGCGGATCCTAAGAACAAGACAAACTCGGATACTCCTGTTCTCATTGAATTTCAAAAAGATAAAGAACTTCCCGAGGAAAGGACTGGTTGCCCAGCTAGTATTTTGTTGAAGTATGATTCCAATAGTAAAGGTTATCAGATATACAAATGGAATGTTCCTCATAACCACCCTCTCCATAAACCCGAGCATTCACATTACGCGAGATCATCTCGAGATATTAGTGAGCCTAAAAAAAAACTTGCTATAATAAATTCGAAAGCAGGCATGTCTATAAGATCCTCCTTTCTAGTTATGCGTCAAATAGCTGGTGGTTCAAAGAACCTTGGGTATTGCTTCCAAGATTTAAAGAACTTTCTCACCACTTTTTGA